AGAAAAGATTTCCAACCATACTGGTTAACACAAAATCTGCTTTCAAACTCATCAGaacttttaagcagcctgatacTACAAAATTCTGAGAAGCAGTTATACCAAACCAGAGGTCAGGTCGTGTTCTGTGAGATCCAAGCAGGGACTTAGCTTGCCTTTACTGATGCTGGCATTACAGCATGTTTTCTGGGAAGCTACCTGAATACCTTACAATTTTTAAATAGATACGACCATTAACATTGGGAATAAATCTGAAATAGCAGAAGCATTTTGCAGAGGGCTAAGGGCACAAACGACACCAGTCACTGAGGTCAGGTTTGTTTATTGGTTACCactttaaacagacaaaaaagggGCAGGCATATAGCTATGGGGTGGAAAGAGAAATGAAACAAACATTCAAGCTTGACACAGGTGGCAGCTTGCCCTGGCATGGAGCCATTGGGGGAGATAATGGCACCTCCATTTCCAAGCCAATTATTTCCTAAATGTTCTTCCAGGGATCACACCTTAAGCCCATCATACTATGCCAATTCCAACTGCCGGCTCTTGAGGGGCGAGAGGGTGCGATTGGTGGTTCGATTGAATGTGTCCACTTCTGGCACAAATTTCTCAGCAGGGACTGTCAGCTTCCGTCTGGAGTCCAAGCATTTGTTATCGAGGATCAGGGAGTTGGTTTTGTAGGCAATGTCTGTCTGGATGCGATACAAGTGTTTGTAGAGAGCATCCAAAGCATCCCTGTAGAAAGCCAAGATGAGGTGGTCAGGGCTTACATTTGAATCAAAGCTGCTTTCGTTCTTAAATTAATATGCTCCTGGTCCAAATTGTGTTTAAGAAGATTTAGAGAGAAAATTTTAGAGTTAGATGGTACAGCTCCAGTCTACTAATGGAGGCACTTGCCTCCAGCAGAGTAGCCTACACATGatacaagaggctcttctgagtGCATTGCACTAGAGGAAGGCCTTTTCTTCAAACAGAGTATCTTTGGTGGCTGAATGGATCCATGAGAGATTCAACCAATTgacagaaattattttaaaaggctgcataGGCCTCTCCAAgggaaaattaatttaaaaacactCTCAGCATGCATCTAAAAGATATACCATCTGTTTGAAATGGGTGTTGAACCAtgataaaaatctgaaaatcagATTGTAggacagaaggagaagaagagttggggtttatatcctgcttttcactacctgaaggagtctcaaaaaggcttacaattgcatttcctccccacagcagataccttgtaacgtcggtgaggctgagagaaccatgactgatccaaggtcacccagctggcttcatgtggagaagtgggaaatcaaacccagttctccacattacgGTCTGtgactataccacattggctgtctacaccacactggttctctcaATAGAGAGATATTCCCCTCCTCAAAAGCTACTATTAATGTGAAGAGCATTTTTTGCAAACATTTTGTATATTCCATAGCAAAGTAATTCACACAGGACAATTATCTTGTCAAATTTAAAAAAGGCTGCCCAAGTTGTGCGTTTTGCAAACATCCAGTCAAATTCAAATACACAACTTTTGCACAGAAGAGTCCCACAATGTCCAACTAAACCCTGTTTTTAACCTGCTAACACACACCAACACAGTACAAGGAATGAACAAACACAGCATAGAATGGGAAGTCTGTGTGCATGTCACCCCTTCCCATCTGTACAATGTACTTGTGTTCTTGAGTACACATATGTTTATAATAGTGGGGGAAGACAAACAGGTTTAAACCAAGGCTCTATCAATTCTGGGGCTCTTCTTTACCCACATGCTATGCGTGGACACGCATGGATGGAGCTTCCAGTAGACAACCCCATTTATCTGCTTAGTTTTGTTCAGATCATTTTCAGGGCCTTTTCCTGGGTGAGGACCGCTTCCGGGGGTAGGGGAGAGCcggcagcctggcgagcttctcgctgaaGGGGGGgtagaggcaggtgcagctggcggcggcctggtaccgaggccttcgcagcccgatATCAGGCTGCGGACGGGGAGGGGTGACGACCCCCGGTATATAGCACCAATTTACTGGCTAGGTATCTAAGAATCCTGGAGAATAATCCCATCAATCTACTTGCAGCAACAGTTTTGTTACTGAATCAAGTTGACATCCCACTGAGCTGCCAAAATCAAAGTCTGTGCGATTTAAGAGATCCAATCCCCCCCTTTTTGCCCTTAAAAAGAATACTGAGATGCATACTGTGATTGTGCCAGTTTCTGCTTCAGAGCTGCAATTGTTCCTTCCAGTTGATGAACCTCATCAGTCAATCCATGCTGagcctgaaaaacaaacaaggagCATCAGGGATAATCAGTATTGAATGCCAGCCTTAGGTAATGCAGTTGTTCCAGCGGCCAGCTTAGCTGAGCTTCCTCAACCACGCCTAGGCTGACACAATCTGGAAAAGATCTGAAATCGTTGTTTCCAGCATGGTGCCCACTAATGTGTTTCCTGGTTATACCCATATGAATCTGCCCAGGTTTTGAGACCTGTGCATGATGTCTTCCTACAGCCTTAGTTGAGCAAGGGTAGATGGGCCGGAATCCATGGAAACTTGGTCTCCCAGTACTAGCCTGATaatcttaactgctacaccatgctggcaatgTTCACAGTCACACTGGCTTAGGAGATACAGTTTCAAGATTACTTCAGCATCAAGGAATATAGTGGTTTTGATAAATCTACCTTGAGCAAGGGAGAAATTATTCCAGGTCAGGTGAGGTTTTGGAGTATACACACCCAAACAATTTTGGACAGTATTAGCTGCCAGATACCTTTCTTTAAAGAACTGTAAACTCCTCTATTCTGAAACAACATCATCTGTTAAAAGAAAACTGGCACATCAcatatttaaaataatctttaaaaaataaaaacaaaagctatAGGTAGGGGCAAGCAAGACAGTGCACCCACACTGAGTATAGCCCCATGTTAAAGAAGATCCTTGGAAAACAATACTTAGTATCCTCATCTTGGCCCTCAGTCAAGGCCAGGAACTGTTTCTCTGCTTAGTTTTGTTCACATCGTTTTCAAGGGCAGTGATCGGAAGCCCCTTTCAGAGGTACAAGGCAGGAAATTCCATATTTCTCTACAGAAAAATTTCCACCAAATATATGTAAATATAGTCTATTAATAATAGTCTGAACTATTTTGCTTGCAAATCCATCATGTTAGGTGGGCTAAATGTGGGATACAAAGAATGGACAAACCCCAGGGCTTATTCATAGTTGTTTTGCTAGcattctttaaatattttcctGTTCAAATGTTCCCAGAAAACCCACATCATGGGCTACTCCACGCCTGATGTTTCTTTCTTTTAAGGGAAAACATCCCAGTCCTTTTCCCTCCCTCAGTGCTCACAGTACCTGGTCACGGCACAGCTCCATATTGGGCCTGTAAGTCCTGGTCTCCAAGCGGGTGTGCACTAGCTTTAGATTCCAAATCTTCTTTCGGAGATCTTCCTCCAGGCGCCTGATGTCCTCCTCCATCTCAGCAATTTCTTCAAGGGTCTAAGGAAATCAAGGGAATGAGGGGATGACCACAGGTCATTTGGGGGTGGTGTGCAGGCTGCTCGCTCAGCAAGCTCCAGAAGCACCTCTATTTATTCATGCccctcttttctctccagtggggacccaaagtaccCCTCAGAGGAGGGGTGGACTATGtaacggttaggagtgcggacttctaatctggtgagccgggtttgattccacgctcccctgcatgcaaccagctgggtggccttgggcttgccacagcactgagaaagctgttctggacaggcggtaatatcagggctctctcaacctcacccacctcacagggtgtctgttgtggggagaggaaaaggaaggcgactgtaagccacgttgagactccttcgggtagagaaaagcagcatataagaaccaactcttcttcttcctcatcttcctctCAATGACATTTCCAAAAAGAAAAGGATGAATTAGTAGTGATGgatatggaggggggggatgacTGGTAATTATGAAGCTCATGGCTTTAGGGCCAAAGCAATGGCATTTTCAGGGTCCAAAATTCTCATCCCAGTGGGTCCTCCTCCTCATCAGCTTGCAGCTATAGTCCCTTTCATCCAGCTGTCCTTACTGCTAACATACTGGGCTCTATACAGCAACTTGCATACAGTCATCCTTTGGCAGTGCATTGGTTGTATTCAAGACTCAATTTTAACAGAGCTCCCTCATTTGCATCTCTTTGGGATGTTTCTTGCCAGAGAGAGTCACAGCGTGACTTTTGATCCTTCAGTGCCGAAAAAAGAGATTGCCCCAGAGTGGTGAGAGAATGAACACTCTGAAATATGGCTGAGGATTGAAAAGAACAGAAAGGCCTTGAGCCCTAGAAAAGATCTGGACTCAACACCAACTCATCAGTGCAAGTTGGCATGCATTTTTACCTCTCCCTTCCCCTAAGGcaccagtggccaaactgtggctcccgaTATCCAaggaccacaattaccatgagcccttgccagctcacatggttcccccccccccatccccttgctgtgcaacaatcctgcaaggtcgattagggagagggagagagacagatgaTGTGATGTGATGACTGAGTAAGAATTTGAAGCTTTTAAGCTCTTTAGCCAAtgtaccatactggctctcaaattTCACATCATAGCGTAGATTTGCTGGTCTAATGCTACCCAGAGACTCACATTTTTCTCCTGCCACCTCAGTTCATCGAGGGCTCTTTCCAATTCGTGGATTCTCTTGCGGAAGGCAAACTCCGAGGCCACACGCTGAGCTTCTAGTTCATTGTCTGTCTGGAGAGGGGAACACACATAACACGTTATGTTGGAGAAAAGTAATTGCTCACACAAAGGTGAGCTTAATTTTATCCTTTGATGATCAGAAGCTTGCCTTTTAAGCAATTACCCCCAATCTCAAAACATAATTGGAGTGGAGGAGTTAAACCAACCCATTACCTCTGATGGCCCCTCTGCCTTAATGCGGAAAGGGAAGTTTTGACTCTGCTCCAATTATAGCATATATTGCAAGGCAATTATTTTGTTCCATTGAACTTAATGGGAGCCGTGGGCCACCAAGAAAAGGGCTATTTGCAAAGCCCGAACTTGTGCATTCTATTGCTGTAGAATGTTGGACGCTATTGTTAAAGTGTGGCCAGAATGCCAGACACCAGTTTTTAGAAATAAACATAGATTATTTAACTTACATCAACGGCTTGTTAGCTGTCAGGAATCCCAGCTGCTTACCTGGGCAATAGTGAGTGCTATCGCTTCCCGCAGCTCGGCAGCTGCTTTCATTTCTGCCTCGGCTCGGTCTTTATTATACTGGCTGTACTGGTCCCACTGTTCTGGAGTGACAGATCTACAAGAGCCAGAAGGATGAGCTGGCTCAAGCATTCAGGAGGAGTTTATACTTTCAAAATTCCTCTCTACAGATTACTATCTCTGCAGAGACATTTGTCAGGGATTTTGGATCTTCTGAACCTGGACACAGCCTCCACACTAGAGTTTTCATGCCTCCATACTACGTGGAGACTGTGCACAAGATCATAGCAGAGGAAGTGATAGAGCACCAGTGATACTGCAAAGAGGGCCCTTACGACAAAACCAGGCAGGTGTGAACAATGCATTGGAGGGCACTGGAAAGAGATGTAATCTGCAAGACTCAACTCAAGGGCAACTTCTGTGCAAGCCCCAGCTGAAGTAAACAGGACCAGCACAACACCATGAACAGGACCAGCACAACACACACAATTTCAGCAGGGCTTGTTCAGACCTTTCCAGTGCCCACAGTTAACTAGCAAAAAAATTAGACTATTTTTCTGGCAATATATAAATCAGACTTAGCATGGGTGCACAAGGACAGCTCCCATCAAAAAAAGAAACAtccccatttatttattacatttattatattTCCCATTTTTGGGCTGAACTTCATAAGGAGGAATACCAAAATGCTCCCATGAAAAGATATCCTGCTCTTGAGCCTTTTTGTGTGCAATCAAACATAATCCAAGATGTGTTatttactagggatgggcacaaaccaggaaaaggcagtttggtttcacaaaccacaaaccatcatgaaTTTTCACGAGCcaaatgaactggtttggtttgtgaggttGATTACCAATTTGAACAGCTCCCTGGTGGGCTATGGACattgcaggggatctccagctgactctctcaTGCTTGACCTCCAAGTTTGGTGCGGACTGGATTTACAGGGTACAAGTTATGGCCTCCCataaagtgctttctgggggaaaGAGGGGCCCTACATGGGCTATTAGAGAAATCCATGTGAAAACTTGTGTCTGTTCTACCAGACAATTGGAGTAGGTCCTTGGAATGAATCTGTGTACTCCATAATGTGAAACATGGCCCTGATTTCCAAAACACTGAAGATGAAGGTTCGgctctggttctgcctcacttggagtactgtgttcagttttgggcaccccagttgaagagggatgttgaccaactggaacatgtccagaggagagcaacaaagacagtgaggggtttggagaccaagacatatgaagaaaggttgagggagcttggtctgtttagcctagagaggagacgactaagaggggatctgataaccatcttcaagtatttaaaagggtggcatatggaggatggagcagaattgttctctcttgccccagagcgacagaccagaacaaatgggatgaaattaattcaaaagaaattccatctaaacatccggaagaagtccgtgacagttagagcagtttctcagtggaacaggcttcctcgggaggtagtgggttctccatctttggaaatttttaaatagaggctggatagtcatctgacagagaggctgattctgtgaaggcaaatgggtggcaggttacagtagatgagtgattgggatgtgagtgtcctgcatagtgcagggggttggactagatgacccatatggtcccttccaactctattattctatgattctacgaaggATAGTCTCCTTCCTAGCCAAAAGTGATGAGATGTCAATACTGCAATCTTTATCCGGCAGCCCCACCACGTTGTGGTCCTTGGCTCATGGGTCTTGTCAATCTGCTTGAACAGAGACAACTACAGAATAACAATACCTCTACTGGAGGTTCCAGCCTTGCTCTCCCCTGTAGAGCTCTGTGCTTAATCCAAGCCTGCTTGCAGTGAGAGCAGAAACAGTGTTTGCACCCAGCCAAGACCTAAGTAAGAAACTTAATACTCTCTGTGCAAGTTAACACTGTTTTAGAAAGCAGGACAAGGGCTTTCCTTTGAATAGTTCTAGCACAAGGCTGTAGCTGGTAGCTGTGGCTGtagctgagccttcggggagggcggtatataaatctaaataaataaaataaaataaataaataaatagtacccTTACCCAATTGGCACTCGGGTAGGGTTGACTTTGTAGGAGATGTTGGGTGAATTGACACTAAGCGACACACAAGTCCGGTCGATCTCCAAGGCTTCCATTTTCCCCCGATGGTCAAAGTTAAGCTGGTGGCGGGCTTCCTGCAACAGGctgtgaaagaaaaacaaaaatggtcTCAAACTAGGGGCCATCACTAAAAAGGAAGAGCAGCAGGTGGATATTAAGAAAAGGAAGCCAAGCTTCATTTTCACTACCCGTTAATTGGATCATTAAACAACATTAATAACAAATTCTCTCCACTGAGAAAAGTCAGTGTTGTACAACTGAAAGCCTTCTGGACAAAACATAATATTTCCTCCCTTCCACCCAACCCCAGTATTGTGCATTCTTTGAACCCAGGTTGGAGGACTCTGACAGCAAACAGCCCTCCACTGAGTAATCTAAAGTCTTTTGCTTGCCCCACCAAACCTCTTGGCTCACCAGAGCTGCTCAAAGGCCTCGCTCACTTTCTGCTGGAGGTCCTTCTTGGCCGCATCAATCACCTCCACCTCCTTGTGCAGCTCATCCTCAACAGGGTCCTTCACCACATCAATAGCTCGACGGCTCTCCCGTAGGGTGAGGCATTCAATGGCCACGTCCAGTGGTAGGTTCTTTGCCTGCAGGGCATGCTCCGCTGCCTCCTTCATCTGAAGAGGAGAAACTAAAATGGAGTAAGGGCATGACATTGCCTGTTTCTTTCCACCTCACTGGAAACATTACGGGATTTCCAGAGCTGGAAATGGGATGCTGAGTGAATCTtgcagaccaaccaagtttcttTCAGAAATATTTCACAGGTGGGATTCTAGCAGAGTGATGGTTCTGCCACCACCCACCTCAAATTAGCATTTATTAACACCTGTTTTATCTATTATTTACAGATTCTCTAGATGGTACAAAACATATCTATTGATTTCTGAGCCATTATGATACACAACAGCCCAACCCTTCTTCCTCAGTACACTAAACTGACCATCTTTAGTTCCACGTTATTTGCTTGGGGATGGTTGCAgataattttaaataaacaaggGTTTCCAAATATTTTTAGACTGCTTTTTGAAGGAACTCAAAGCAGATTATAGGAATCTTAAAatcaaaagaagcagaaaaacaataaaaagaaagatGGCTTCTAATTATCCACAGTTACCTAGCAGTATTCCTATCTCCTAATGAACTGAGTGAAAAGGCAACTGAGAAAAATATCTTGCAGCCTTCTTAAAAATCAAGCAAAGAGCTGTAGCTCCACATTTCATTTCAACTTCAGGGGCCATCATTATAAAGACTCTGCTCCTAGCAACAGTTGGAACTTTCAGAAAcaaggatttgtttttaaaaacagcttagCAGAACAGGCAATAAATATGAAGCTTTTTAGTATAAAGAACAATAAGATCAACAATCCAAAAGAAGGTTATCTCGATTGATTGCACAGTCCAACTCAGTTATAAAGATTAATTTTACAATGTActttagaagattttcctgttgcacacaagaaaatccagctacaaaagcgcCTTGACAGTATTATCCAATGCGTATAGAATAAAGATTTCTTATTCAACCATCTCTGTGATTTTTCTCAAGGGAAAAAGGTACTTCAATACATAATTTATTGGAGTGCTCTCCTTCTATTAGTCTTAGAAATGAGTTTTAGTCTTAGAAATAAGTTTTAACACAGTACTTAGATAACTTTTCACCTCACCAGGTAGTTTTGTTCCTTTTAAGTTTGCCTTAGCTGTTACAAGATTTTTCCCATTGGTTTAGCGTTCTGTCCAGATGCTTCTACTTAACAGAAGGGTTTTTGGACTGCTCAAGATTTTTAGTCAAGGAGCTTTAATTAGATTAAAAGAAAAGAAGGCAAAATCCTCACACTGTTCTATAATCCACACGCATGCTAAACAAGATTTATATAATTTGTTAAGCTTCttagagccttgctggatcacaacagcagtccatctagtccagcatcctgttttacataGACGCTATGTACCCTGGAGGGCAAGCAAACTGGGTATAGAAGCCTTCACCCTGGAGGGCAAGCAAACTGGGTATAGAAGCCTTCACCTGACACTAGTTCCTAGCAGAATTTTAGTACCTTTGCATATGAAGTTTCCCTTTATTCACAGTAGttggtagccattgatagaccttcCCACCATGAACTTGTCTAAACTCTTCTTAAAGGCGTCTATGCTCAGCCCTCACTACCTCCACATTTGAACTATTTGATGAgtgaagaagtattttctttggtCTGCCCAAACCTGTTTCCCAACAGTGCCGCCATGTTGTAGCATTATGGGACAGGAAGGAAAAGCTCCCTTCATCTGTatgccatgcataattttataaatctctagcATGTTCCCCTTAGTCACCTTTTTTCTAAACTGGAAAGTTCAGACTCTAGCTTGTCTTCATCGCAGTGCTCCAACTAGTTAATTATTTTGTGTCTGCTGGTCATAAAGAGAAAACTCAGTGAAAAAGTTTCTCAGAAATTCCCCTTTGGCACCTGTCTATTCAGC
Above is a window of Paroedura picta isolate Pp20150507F chromosome 5, Ppicta_v3.0, whole genome shotgun sequence DNA encoding:
- the TEKT2 gene encoding tektin-2, with amino-acid sequence MATLSVKPGQRFTLPDWYTNCDLLSTNAERQRSASHQIRQEARILRNETNNQTKWDEHDNRTRLNERIDGVNQWKEALDKCLTDTDVEINALTQMKEAAEHALQAKNLPLDVAIECLTLRESRRAIDVVKDPVEDELHKEVEVIDAAKKDLQQKVSEAFEQLCLLQEARHQLNFDHRGKMEALEIDRTCVSLSVNSPNISYKVNPTRVPIGSVTPEQWDQYSQYNKDRAEAEMKAAAELREAIALTIAQTDNELEAQRVASEFAFRKRIHELERALDELRWQEKNTLEEIAEMEEDIRRLEEDLRKKIWNLKLVHTRLETRTYRPNMELCRDQAQHGLTDEVHQLEGTIAALKQKLAQSQDALDALYKHLYRIQTDIAYKTNSLILDNKCLDSRRKLTVPAEKFVPEVDTFNRTTNRTLSPLKSRQLELA